One window from the genome of Streptomyces sp. NBC_00287 encodes:
- a CDS encoding SAV2148 family HEPN domain-containing protein yields the protein MGSGGLELPPGDEGHEGNSTDVPPGTVSLARPMDAGAIGPELDWDADAWREVRTRAQRAGRAYIWLNLVEQRLRAVVAAVLRPIYEPVHGDEWVVAAAGPAGQEWVQRAVAVREVSRRKGYLLDPADDNVLSFLTLPQLRELMVQHWPCFEPYVDERRDVELALDELEVTRNVVSRNRALSEAVLGQAERASARLLEILGAGGDVPSARRLPVDAVEDLVGDRYGDVVAVHPDRVRLLRQFPAEDIFGGARRLDAIGIGLNLLVQNFSGRRLVRLAEGGCRVRLLFLNPASSAVKRRERELGIKRGELSRSVEMNILHMRRVRSRLRDPGAFEIQVYDETPRFTAYLVDGDGSDGIAVLQSYLRRTRGMEAPVLVLRGGNRVVKSGDVDDNGLFPTYREEFEVAWADSRPVS from the coding sequence GTGGGCTCGGGAGGGCTGGAGCTGCCCCCTGGTGACGAGGGTCACGAGGGGAACTCCACAGACGTCCCGCCCGGCACGGTGTCCTTGGCGCGCCCCATGGACGCCGGCGCCATCGGACCGGAGCTGGACTGGGACGCCGACGCCTGGCGCGAGGTACGGACCCGCGCTCAGCGGGCCGGCCGGGCCTACATCTGGCTGAACCTCGTCGAACAGCGGCTGCGCGCGGTCGTGGCCGCTGTTCTGCGTCCCATCTACGAACCCGTCCACGGCGACGAGTGGGTGGTGGCCGCGGCCGGACCCGCCGGGCAGGAGTGGGTGCAGCGCGCGGTCGCCGTACGCGAAGTCAGCCGCCGCAAGGGCTACTTGCTCGACCCGGCCGACGACAACGTCCTCAGCTTCCTGACGCTGCCGCAGCTGCGCGAGCTGATGGTGCAGCACTGGCCGTGCTTCGAGCCCTACGTCGACGAGCGCCGGGACGTCGAACTCGCCCTGGACGAGCTGGAAGTGACCCGGAACGTCGTCTCCCGCAACCGGGCGCTGTCCGAGGCGGTGCTCGGTCAGGCCGAGCGGGCCTCGGCGCGACTGCTGGAGATCCTCGGCGCGGGCGGGGACGTACCGTCCGCGCGCCGACTGCCCGTTGACGCGGTCGAGGATCTGGTCGGCGACCGGTACGGCGATGTCGTGGCCGTGCACCCCGACCGGGTGCGGCTGCTGCGGCAGTTCCCGGCCGAGGACATCTTCGGCGGGGCCCGCCGCCTCGATGCGATCGGCATCGGCCTCAATCTGTTGGTGCAGAACTTCTCCGGGCGCCGTCTGGTGCGTCTCGCCGAAGGGGGCTGCCGGGTGCGGCTGCTCTTCCTGAACCCGGCCTCCAGCGCGGTGAAGCGGCGGGAGCGGGAACTGGGCATCAAGCGCGGCGAGTTGAGCCGTTCGGTCGAGATGAACATCCTGCACATGCGCCGGGTCCGCTCCCGGCTGCGCGACCCCGGCGCCTTCGAGATCCAGGTCTACGACGAGACGCCGCGCTTCACTGCGTACCTGGTCGACGGCGACGGCTCGGACGGCATCGCGGTCCTGCAGTCCTATCTGCGCCGGACGCGAGGCATGGAGGCACCGGTGCTGGTGCTGCGCGGCGGGAACCGGGTGGTCAAGTCGGGCGATGTGGATGACAACGGGCTCTTTCCGACATACCGCGAGGAGTTCG
- a CDS encoding copper amine oxidase, whose amino-acid sequence MRVNRVSRARTRTALAAFAVAGLTAGAAAGAGPAAAQPKAAPAAAPDCSAAFRIEQKLSNGTTWRMCWRHEAMAGMILEDITYQPPGEAKPIKVLNSSKLAQIHVPYDDGSEEYEDLTTYYFGDGLENLAAGECPGGTIRTVKVRAPESTDTRNVKGLCTTTRARGHAYRMLNQPLTGAEKLYQKQGKDLLVYAVNKVSWYEYITEWRFQDDGTIHMNVGATGSLAPQDYDAADGRGWPIGKGPSAKVLSHSHNVFWRLNFGLDGSSKGRIEQYDSKVSPQAPGDRAPTNKTTRTKVTKELAGDAKNMRWWRVVSATGKNKDGHPRSYELVPGPNAKYSGRGFTKHDMYFTQYKKCEQYASGNPLNCGTGQQSKSIDKWVDGETLKNPVVWVNVGFHHIARDEDQQPMPVHWQGLSIVPRDVTAMNPLTPAELAGTNGMPRQGS is encoded by the coding sequence ATGCGCGTCAACAGAGTGAGCCGTGCCCGCACGCGGACGGCCCTGGCCGCCTTCGCCGTGGCCGGACTGACGGCGGGCGCGGCCGCGGGCGCCGGACCGGCCGCCGCACAGCCCAAGGCGGCCCCGGCCGCCGCCCCCGACTGCAGCGCGGCCTTCCGTATCGAGCAGAAGCTCTCCAACGGCACGACCTGGCGCATGTGCTGGCGCCACGAGGCCATGGCCGGGATGATCCTGGAGGACATCACCTACCAGCCGCCCGGCGAGGCCAAGCCGATCAAGGTGCTCAACAGCTCCAAGCTCGCCCAGATTCACGTGCCCTACGACGACGGCTCGGAGGAGTACGAGGACCTGACGACGTACTACTTCGGCGACGGTCTGGAGAACCTGGCGGCGGGGGAGTGCCCGGGCGGCACCATCAGGACCGTCAAGGTCCGGGCGCCCGAGTCCACCGACACCCGTAACGTCAAGGGCCTGTGCACCACGACACGCGCGCGTGGGCACGCGTACCGCATGCTCAACCAGCCGCTGACCGGTGCCGAGAAGCTGTACCAGAAGCAGGGCAAGGACCTGCTCGTCTACGCCGTCAACAAGGTCAGCTGGTACGAGTACATCACCGAGTGGCGCTTCCAGGACGACGGCACCATCCACATGAACGTCGGTGCCACCGGCAGCCTCGCCCCGCAGGACTACGACGCGGCCGACGGCCGGGGCTGGCCGATAGGCAAGGGCCCCAGCGCCAAGGTGCTCAGCCACAGCCACAATGTGTTCTGGCGGCTCAACTTCGGTCTGGACGGCTCCTCCAAGGGCCGTATCGAGCAGTACGACTCGAAGGTCAGCCCGCAGGCCCCGGGTGACCGCGCGCCCACCAACAAGACCACCCGCACCAAGGTCACCAAGGAACTCGCGGGCGACGCCAAGAACATGCGCTGGTGGCGCGTGGTCAGCGCGACCGGCAAGAACAAGGACGGCCACCCGCGCTCCTACGAGCTCGTGCCCGGCCCCAACGCCAAGTACTCCGGCCGCGGATTCACCAAGCACGACATGTACTTCACGCAGTACAAGAAGTGCGAGCAGTACGCCAGTGGCAATCCGCTCAACTGCGGTACCGGGCAGCAGTCCAAGTCGATCGACAAGTGGGTCGACGGGGAAACCCTGAAGAACCCGGTGGTCTGGGTGAATGTGGGCTTCCACCACATCGCCCGGGACGAGGACCAGCAGCCGATGCCGGTCCACTGGCAGGGTCTTTCGATCGTCCCGCGTGACGTCACCGCTATGAATCCGCTCACTCCGGCCGAGCTCGCCGGCACGAACGGGATGCCTCGACAGGGGAGTTGA
- a CDS encoding Tat pathway signal sequence domain protein: MRKAVHRHLGKVVAGAAIALAGTAAMVAITLPGTAGADETGGKNTGAQQAADGQAQGQTPGQGQDQAVEPGVVQQAPAEGEEGTGRDPLTDDELAKVEQIALNQQLLRSSEDVDGDRGPQRLVIDLAEPEADELDDPSAPRRADVMFYDYKDDTLVTKTVNLDTGKVEQTGTQRGVQPPLSRTENTEAAKILLASPLSAGLKADYKDATGKELTSPDQLELDSMVFRGAPGAQPAVLDKCGEHRCARLFPKALNGPWIDMRHLVIDLSARKVAELDR; the protein is encoded by the coding sequence GTGCGCAAAGCAGTGCACCGCCATCTGGGCAAGGTGGTGGCCGGTGCGGCCATAGCGTTGGCAGGGACCGCGGCGATGGTCGCGATCACCCTGCCGGGCACGGCGGGGGCCGACGAAACGGGTGGCAAGAACACGGGGGCCCAGCAGGCCGCCGACGGACAGGCGCAGGGACAGACGCCGGGCCAGGGCCAGGACCAGGCCGTGGAGCCCGGAGTCGTCCAGCAGGCCCCGGCCGAGGGCGAGGAGGGCACCGGGCGCGACCCGCTCACCGACGACGAGCTGGCCAAGGTCGAGCAGATCGCCCTCAACCAGCAGCTGTTGCGGTCCAGCGAGGACGTCGACGGGGACCGCGGCCCGCAGCGCCTCGTCATCGACCTGGCCGAGCCGGAGGCCGACGAGCTCGACGACCCGTCCGCGCCCCGGCGCGCCGACGTGATGTTCTACGACTACAAGGACGACACGCTCGTCACCAAGACCGTGAACCTCGACACCGGCAAGGTCGAGCAGACCGGCACCCAGCGCGGCGTCCAGCCGCCGCTCAGCCGCACCGAGAACACCGAGGCCGCGAAGATCCTTCTGGCCAGCCCGCTCAGCGCGGGTCTGAAGGCCGACTACAAGGACGCCACCGGCAAGGAGCTCACCTCCCCGGACCAGCTGGAGCTCGACTCCATGGTCTTCCGGGGAGCTCCGGGCGCCCAGCCCGCCGTACTCGACAAGTGCGGCGAACACCGGTGCGCGCGGCTGTTCCCGAAGGCCCTCAACGGGCCGTGGATCGACATGCGGCATCTGGTGATCGACCTGAGCGCCCGCAAGGTCGCCGAGCTCGACCGCTGA